CCGCCTGCTCGTCAAGGCCGGGGCCGAAGTCAAAGTGCTGATGACCTCTTCAGCTACCGATTTCATCGCTCCGCTTACCCTTTCAACGCTTTCGGGGCATCCCGTACATTCTACGGTGAGCTCGGGAGAAGGCTGGAACAATCACGTTGAGCTGGGGCTTTGGGCTGATGCTATGGTCGTGGCCCCTGCTACGGCCAACACCCTGGCCAAAATGGCCGCAGGCATTTGCGACAATGCGGTACTTGCCGTTTACCTTTCCGCCCGATGCCCGGTGTTTTTTGCCCCAGCTATGGATCTCGATATGTGGAAGCATCCTGCCACCAGGGCTAATGTCGAAAAACTGAAAGCCTACGGCAACCACCTGATCCCGGTGGGATATGGTGAACTGGCCAGCGGGCTGACCGGCGAGGGCCGCATGGCCGAGCCGGAGGATATCGTATCCTTCCTCGATTCTTTTTTTGTCCACAGCAAACCTCTTTCAGGTAAAAAAGTATTGATCACTGCCGGTCCGACCTACGAAAAAATTGACCCCGTAAGATTTATCGGCAATTATTCTTCCGGGAAAATGGGGATTGCGCTGGCCAATGCCGCCGCCGCCGCCGGAGCAGAAGTCTTCCTGGTATTAGGCCCCACGCACCTGAGCACCGATCACCAGGGGGTGAAGGTCATCCCCGTAAAAACGGCCATTGAAATGAGGGACCAGGCCGCCAGTTTATTCCCCGGTTGTGATGCGGCCATCCTGGCTGCCGCCGTAGCCGATTACCGTCCGAAACATTTCGCGGAACAAAAAATAAAGAAAAACAACCAGGATTTTATCATCGAATTGATAGAGAATCCAGATATTGCCCAAGAACTTGGACTGGCAAAAAAAGCCGGCCAGGTACTTGTTGGATTTGCACTTGAAACCC
This sequence is a window from Lewinellaceae bacterium. Protein-coding genes within it:
- the coaBC gene encoding bifunctional phosphopantothenoylcysteine decarboxylase/phosphopantothenate--cysteine ligase CoaBC — encoded protein: MDNIKNKKIILAVSGSIAAYKAAFLTRLLVKAGAEVKVLMTSSATDFIAPLTLSTLSGHPVHSTVSSGEGWNNHVELGLWADAMVVAPATANTLAKMAAGICDNAVLAVYLSARCPVFFAPAMDLDMWKHPATRANVEKLKAYGNHLIPVGYGELASGLTGEGRMAEPEDIVSFLDSFFVHSKPLSGKKVLITAGPTYEKIDPVRFIGNYSSGKMGIALANAAAAAGAEVFLVLGPTHLSTDHQGVKVIPVKTAIEMRDQAASLFPGCDAAILAAAVADYRPKHFAEQKIKKNNQDFIIELIENPDIAQELGLAKKAGQVLVGFALETQSEVENAKAKIKKKNFDFIVLNSLNDKGAGFGHDTNKISIIGKDNKISKFELKSKAAVAVDIINKLSETLA